A segment of the Streptococcus dysgalactiae subsp. dysgalactiae genome:
AAGTAAGGCCAGATACGGATCCAGAAAAATCAAAATATGCTTGAATAACGAAGGTATTACACTTTCACGTCGTCGGATTCGACGCATTATGAAGCGACTCAATTTGGTTTCTGTTTATCAGAAAGCCACCTTCAAACCACATTCCAGAGGCAAGAATGAAGCCCCTATTCCCAACCATTTAGACAGGCAATTTAAGCAAGAAAGACCACTACAAGCCTTAGTCACTGACTTAACCTATGTTCGTGTAGGCAATCGTTGGGCTTATGTTTGCCTTATTATTGACCTATACAACCGTGAAATCATCGGCCTGTCTCTTGGTTGGCACAAGACCGCTGAACTCGTTAAGCAAGCCATTCAAAGCATTCCTTACGCCCTGACCAAAGTCAAGATGTTCCATTCAGATCGTGGCAAAGAGTTTGATAATCAGTTAATTGATGAAATATTGGAAGCCTTTGGAATCACACGTTCGCTTAGTCAGGCTGGTTTTCCTTATGACAATGCCGTAGCTGAAAGTACGTATCGTGCTTTCAAAATTGAATTTGTTTATCAAGAAACCTTTCAATCGCTGGAAGAACTAGCTCTTAAGACTAAAGACTATGTTCATTGGTGGAATTACCACCGCATTCATGGTAGTCTCAACTACCAAACACCAATGACTAAAAGATTAACGGTCTAATAAAAACACTTTATAAATGTTGTACAGAAAACTGTGGCCTTTTCAAAACGTAACAAAATAATTGGAACAGCAGCAGCCTTAGTTGTCTTATGTAGCTCGTTTGGGTATGTTTTAGGAAAATATCAAGCTGAACATACCGATAACAATACGATTTCTTATGTGATAGACAAGGGCAAGAACAAAACTCAAAAAACAACGTTAGCAGCAGATAAATCACCTGATGACATTAGTCGAAAAGAAGGCATTTCTAAGGAGTTATAAGCCTATAAATCATAAAACAAACCTATAAAAATATTGAAAAATAGTATAACCAACTCTTAATCTATTTTTTTGATAAACTCTCAATTTTATCAGATGATTTACGAATATATAGTTGAGGACTAAATAATCTTTGAGCCTTTCTTGATAGGCTAGTTTCGGTTTAGTGATTGCTTGCTACACGATTTAGTGACGTTTATTTGGTTAAATACATTTAGAAGATGAGAGAGGCAAATGACAAAGGTAACATTTTATTCAAAAATAGGAATTTCGGCAGAAGAACACGATGCTTTTGTAACGCAACATGAGCAAGTCAATTTGTTACAGAGTAGTAATTGGGCTAAGGTTAAAGACCAATGGGAAAATGAACGGATTGGTATCTACAAAGGAAATCAGCAGGTTGCTTCTTTATCTCTGTTAATTAAACCATTACCTCTCGGGATGACTATTATCTATATCCCTAGAGGACCAGTCATGGATTATGGGGATTATGATTTGGTAACTTTTACGATGAATACACTCAAAGATTACGGTAAATTGAAAAAAGCTTTATTTATTAAATGCGATCCTGCGATACTTTTAAAACAATATTCGCTAGGTCAAGAAGGAGAGAAAAAAACAACTGCTTTAACAGCTATTGAGAATCTGAAGAAGGCAGGTGCTCATTGGACAGGTCTGACGACAGCTATTGCAGATAGCATCCAACCCCGGTTTCAAGCTAATGTTTATCCTGAGAAAGAGCATCACCTCACCTTTCCAAAACACACTAGGCGTCTGATGAAAGATGCTATGCAGCGTGGGGTAACAACTTATCGTGCAACGCCATCAGAGATTGAACAGTTTTCAGCAGTTGTTTCATTAACAGAAAAACGAAAAAATATTTCCCTACGTAATAAAGCTTATTTTAAAAAGTTAATGGCAATCTATGGTGATAGAGCTTACTTACATTTGGCCAAAGTCAACATTTCACAGCAATTGACACACTATCAGCAACAATTAGCAGTTGTTAATGAGGAGATTGAACTTACTCAACCACATCAAAAAAAACGACTCAAGAAATTAGAAGAGCAGAAAAGTTCTTTGGAACGTTACATTGTTGACTTTGAAACTTTTGGGACAAGCTCACCTGAAGATGTTGTTATAGCAGGGATTCTTTCCATTTCTCATGGAAATGTCATGGAGATGCTTTATGCTGGAATGAATGAGGCGTTTAAAAAATGCTATCCGCAATACCTTCTCTATCCTAAAGTCTTTCAAGATGCTTATCAAGATGGGATTATTTGGGCGAATATGGGAGGTGTAGAAGGAACTCTTGACGACGGATTAACAAGGTTCAAGTCTCATTTCTCTCCTGTTATCGAAGAATTTATAGGAGAGTTTACACTTCCTGTGAGTCCACTGTATGTCCTTGCTAATATGCTTTACACCTTCCGGAAACGGTTAAAACATAAGCATTAAAAAAGAGCTCGCCAAAGTATGTACGGACCCCCAAAAGTTAGACAACAAATCTAACTTTTAGGGTTGGACTTGGTATAATAAAGTAGACACAAAATTAAGTGGAAACGAGGAAAAGTCATTATGCCAAGAAAAACCTTTGATAAAGCCTTCAAACTCTCTGCTGTAAAACTCATCCTTGAGGAAGAGCAGTCTGTAAAAATGGTTAGTTCAACTTTAGAAATTCATCCCAATAGTCTTTATCGATGGGTTCAAGAATATGAAAAATATGGAGAAAGTGCGTTCCCAGGACACGGGAGCGCACTTCGTCATGCTCAATTTGAGATAAAAAAACTTGAAAAAGAGAACAAACTGCTACAGGAGGAATTAGCTCTTCTAAAAAAGTTCCAGGTCTTCTTGAAGCCAAACCAGAAATAAAATTTCGGTTTCTGAAGGAAAATAGTGTTAGCTTGAATAGTCATCACGCCTGTCAAACTTTTCAAGTTTCCCGTTCAGGTTTCTATGCTTATTTAAAACGTCGTCCATCTTCAAGGCATGTTGAGAATGAAGCTTTGAAGGAAATGATTAAAGCCATTTTCTATGAACATAAAGAGCGTTACGGAAGTGTACGAATTACCCAAGAACTTTGTAGACGTGGCATGCATGTCAATCATAAACGTGTTGGTAGACTCCTTCATCAGTTAGGTCTCTATGCTAAAGGAAGTCGATATAACTATAAATACTATAACCGTCGACGTTCTTCATTAACTCGTCCCAATCTTGTTAATCAATGTTTCCAAGCAACTGGTAAGAATAAATTATGGCTAGGAGACTTAACCTATATCCCTATACAAGAAGGAATACTTTATTTATCTGTCTTTATAGACGTTTATAGTAGAAAGATTGTTGGTTGGGCAATGGGCCGACGTATGCAAGACAAGTTGGTAACAGAGGCTTTCAATCAAGCTTATGATAGAGAAAAGCCTAAAGAAGGGGTAATCGTCCATACAGATCAGGGGTCTCAATATACCGGGGGCACGATTTCAGGTCCTACTTAGACGGAAAAAATGGAAGTCCAGTATGAGTCGAAAAGGTAATCCATACGATAATGCACTCATGGAAGCCTTTTATAAAACATTAAAAAGAGAGCTTGTCAATGATGCTCATTTCGCAACTATTGAGCAAGCTCAGCTTGAGATTTTTAAATATATTGAGACTTACTATAACCCTGAACGTCTGAATTCAGCTTTAGGATATCTCTCACCTGTAGAATTTGAAAAAATAGTTACTAATTAGCTTAACTTTATGTCTATTTTTTCTTGACAAGTCCAGGGAGTCCGTACAAGTAGGCGAGTTCTTTTTATCTCTATGGTTACAGGGATTTATTAACATTAGGGTATTGTTCTAAATGCCCTTTAAAAGAAAATTTTAGAATAAAAGGAGCAATCATTGTCGTTAAGATAACAACCACAACTAAAGTAGAATAAGTTTGATGAGTAATCAATTTCTCTGCGAGACCTATTTGAATAATAATCAGCGCCATTTCCCCGCGACTAACCATCCCAGCTCCAATAGAAAGTGATTCCTGACGAGAAAAAGCAAAACCTCTTCCAACGAGATAGGAAGGCAGTAATTTGGTAACAATAGCTAATAAGGTTAATGCTAGAACTAATCCTAAATAAGAGAAGACACCATTTAATTGAAGTGGTAGCGCAATAGACGCAAAAAAGATGGGAATAAAGATGCTGTAAGCAATTACTAATATGTTGTGTTCTACAATATCCGCTTTGGATGTTTGCCCAACAGCTAGACCGGCAAAAAATGCCCCAATAACAGAACTCATGCCGACTGACCAAGCAAGGAGAGACCAGGTTAAACAAATCAGTAATGCAAGGAAGGTTTCTTTCTCAAAATAGGGGATATGTTGGCTCCAATCATATAATTTGGGAACCAATAGTTTGACAGAAAAAACCAAGAAAACTAAAAAGAGGATTTGTAAACCAACTTGCATCACTAAATGGCTTGAGGCTCCTGCAGATGACATAAAGAAACTTAGCAGTAGAACAGCAAGCACATCATCAGCTACCGCAGCTCCTAGAATAACTGCCCCAATTTTCGTTCGTACCTTTTGGTACTCTTGCAGTACTTCCACAGTAATGGATACACTTGTTGCTGCAAAAACGAGTCCATAAAAAACGGCTGTATTAATAGGAAAGCCAAGGGCAATTCCAACATAGTAGAAAGCTACCATAGGGATAACAACACCCGATATAGCAACTACTAGACTAGGTTTGAAGTATTTTCTTAATAGTTCTAAATTAGCTTCTAGTCCAGCTAGAAACATCAGTAAAATAACCCCTATTTCAGCCAGGAAGTGCATAATGTGCCCCTCATGGACTAAATTGAGTAAAGATGGACCGATTAAAATACCGACACATAACTGGCCAACAACAGCAGGAATAGCTAGACGATTTGCCAACAAAGTAGCCATGAGACTAGCAATAAGAATAATAGTTATCTCTAATAAGGTTTGCATATGAACTCCAATAATATTTCTGAAATTATCATTATATTATAACATTTTTAGCTAAAAAGGTTAAGTTATGACTAAAAATACCTTTTAAGTTGTTTTATAATAGACATAAAATCAATAATGATAATTGACAGATTATTGTAAAACATGAGTATGGTCGTTATCACTGAAAAGAAAGATTAGCAAACAAAAAACCATCTGTATAAGACAGATGGTTCTCACGCTAGTGAATTATTCCCACTCAACAGTTGCAGGTGGTTTGCTGGTGATGTCATAGACGATACGGTTGACATGATCAACCTCGTTGACAATACGTGTTGAAATTTTTTTTAAGACATCCCAAGGGAGTTGAGCAAAGTCAGCTGTCATACCGTCAATTGAAGTAATGGCACGAATAGCGATGGTATAATCATAAGTACGACCATCTCCCATGACACCTACAGAACGGACACCTGTGTTAACTGTAAAGTATTGCCACACGTCACGATCTAAACCGGCCTTAGCGATTTCTTCACGAAGGATAGCATCTGACTCGCGAACAGTTTCAAGTTTCTCTTCAGTAATAGCTCCCATAACACGAATAGCTAAACCAGGTCCAGGGAAGGGTTGACGCCAAACAATTTCTTCAGGCATTCCAAGAGCAATTCCAAGAGCACGAACTTCATCTTTAAAGAGAGTGTTTAAAGGTTCAATCAATTCAAATTGCATGTCTTCAGGAAGGCCTCCCACATTATGGTGAGATTTAATGGTTTGGGCAGTTTCTGTTCCTGATTCGATAATATCAGTGTAGAGCGTTCCTTGAGCAAGGAAATCAACACCTTTTAATTTGCTGGCCTCGTCATCAAAAACGTAAACAAATTCATTACCGATGATTTTACGTTTTTTCTCAGGATCTTCAACATCTGCAAGAAGATCAAGGAAACGTTTTGAAGCATCCACACGGATAATATTTAGTCCGAATTTGCCCCCAAGCATTCCCATAACTTGGTCTCCTTCATCCTTACGAAGAAGTCCATGATCGACAAAGATACAAGTTAATTGATCACCAATAGCTTTTTGAAGAAGGACGCCAACAACTGAAGAATCTACTCCCCCAGAAAGTCCGAGAAGAACTTTACGATTACCTACGGTTTCACGAATTTTCGCGATTTCCATTTCAATGAAATTATCCATTGACCAATCGCCACGCGCCCCACAGATAGAGACTGCAAAGTTTTTTAGAATATCATTCCCATACACAGAGTGTCTCACTTCTGGATGGAACTGAATACCGTAAAGGTGTTTCTCAGTATTTTCCATAGCCGCGTAAGGGCAGTCGTTTGAGTCACCAACAAGATGGAAGCCTTCTGGAATTTCTGTGACGGCATCACCATGACTCATCAAAACAAGTTGCTCTTCAGGAGTACCTGCAAACAATTTTGAATCGGCACGGAGGTGAAGAGTTGACTGACCGTACTCACGGTTTCCAGCTTGGCCAGCAGGAACAACTTTACCACCTAACATATGAGTGATTAATTGCATTCCATAGCAGATACCAAGAATCGGAATCCCTAGTTCAAAGATTTCAGGGTCAATACCAAAGGCGTTATCAGCGTAGACAGAGTTAGGTCCGCCTGATAAAACGATACCAATGGGATTGATCTCACGAAGTTCTTGAGCGGTGATTTTATGGCTTTTAAGTTCGGAAAAAACACCGAACTCTCGAATACGTCTAGCAATCAGCTGGTTGTACTGGCTACCATAATCAAGAACGATAATTTTTTGAACATCATTCAAAATTGAAATTTCAGTCATTATAATCCTTTCATTCTATATCAACCGTCAGATTGATAGTTTTCAACTTATTGTAGCATATTTTTGTCAAAAAGACATTAGAATTTCTTTGGGGGAATATAAAGATGTCTAGGAGTTATGTTACAATAAAAGACTAAGGGATAAAATATGAGTGGCAAGGAGGTCCTGTGATTAGGAAGAAAAGAATTTTTGGCTTATTTCAAGTGAGTGAATTACTCTTACTTGGGCTTTTGATCAGTCTTTTATTTGCCCTCTTTGCACTCACCAATAGTTTTTCGAATCTTCACAATATGTTAGCAACTGCAGGACTAATCCAAAGAAGTGCTAATCAAAAGCCACATTATCAGGTGGGGCAAGAAGTTCAGGCTAAACTTCCGGGGAAATACCGTGACTGGATTGGAAAAGTAAGCAAGCGACTTGCAAATCTGGATGACAAGTGCCGACTCAACCATCATTATGATATAACCTTTCCCATGCAACAAGTTAGCATCCATGTAGGAGAATCAGATTTGACAAAAGCTGATAAGGCTAAGTTTGCAAAAGGGGATATTGTTAAGTTATCTTCTCCGAAGGTAAAAGAAGATAGAAATACCTATCAGGGACAATTAGCAACCGTAGAAAAGGTTAAACCTCACCATGCTCCTTCGAGTGGTGGCTACCAATATGATATGACCTTGAATGATAGTCAAAACTTAAATGGCATTCCAAAAAAGGATATTGTAGCACCCTACCGCATAGCTCTAAAGGAGGAGAATACTGCTCAGGAAAATAATCAACTTCTCCGAAAAGCTTTTACGTATGCTCAAACTCATCCTAACAGTATTTTGGCTTTTCCAAAAGGACAATTTCGGATTGGTTCAATGACTCCTGACATAGATTATGCTGTACTGCCATCAGAAACTGCTATCGTTGGTAACCAAACAGAGTTAATCACTCAAGGAACCGTGTATTGGTTTGGCTTTCCGACGGGACCCGAAGCTCATCAGGGAGTGCATCATCTCACTTTAGCAGGTATTCACTTTAAAGCAAGTGACTTAAACAAAGGCAATCACTTTATGATTATGGCGGACCATGGCAGTGATTGGCATGTTTACAATAATCGATTTACTATGGTCCATCAACGTAATAGTCATTTTTTTGATTTAGGTTCTTTGCAAAATTCATTATTTGAAAAAAATGACTTCATCGGCTATGCTCCTGAGCTAACAGAAGAAAGCGGGCTGCTCTCAAAAGCTGGAGGACATGATTTTTTCTCAGAAGCCATTCAGTTTGATGCTGCCACACATCGATTTGCATGGGATGGTGACCTATTAAAGAAAATTGCTCCAAACTATGATGCTTTCAATCAAATACGACATTTATGTCATAATATTACGATAAGTCAAAATCAATTTTTACCTTATATCGATTCCAAAGGGAAGTTAAAAGCTTACAGTAGTTCTATTGGTCAGCATTCTTCAGAAGTAGGAACCATCACTGTAATAAATAATGTGTTCGCTTCTTCCATTGTTTCTAGAGCTAACAAAGAACCTTCTCCAAGTTGGTTTATGGAGCCAATTCATTTTCCTCCCAATTCGCCTGTAACGATTGTAGGTAATACCATTAATTAATAATAGCCTGGCTATTTGCCCTGCCATTTTAAGGTGAAATATGATAAAATAAAAGAAGAATTGATTTGAGGAGTAAGGCATGCTACCAGCTTATATTAAAATTCATGACGCTATCAAAAAAGACATCGATCACGGTGTTTGTCCAATTGGTAGTCGTCTGCCTAGTGAGAGAGACTTGGCAGAACATTTTTCTGTTAGCCGCATGACTTTACGACAGGCTATTACCTTACTTGTGGAAGAGGGGATCCTTGAAAGAAGGATAGGGAGCGGCACCTATGTGGCCAGTCACCGTGTTCAAGAAAAAATGCGTGGAACCACAAGTTTTACAGAAATTGTGCGTTCCCAAGGACGCACGCCGTCCTCGAAATTATTGTCCTATCAGAGACAGTTAGCCAGTGATACAGAAGTGAAAGAATTGGCTCTGGAAAAAACAGACCATGTGATTCGAATGGAACGTATCCGTTATGCTGATAATATTCCTCTGGTCTATGAAGTTGCTTCAATTCCCGAGAAATTTATTAAACGTGTAAAACGGACGGATATTACAGAGCATTTTTTTCAAACATTAATAGCTAACGGTTATGAAATCGGTAAAAGCCAGCAGACGATTTATGCTAAAACTGCAAGCGATCGCGTCGCTGTTTATTTGGAAGTTGCCAAAGGTCATGCTATTTTAGCCTTGACTCAGATTTCTTATTTTACAGATGGTAAACCCTTCGAATATGTACGAAGCCAATATGTCGGTGATCGTTTTGAATTTTATTTAGAAAATAATTAAGATGGAAGTTTCTGAGAAGCTTCCATCTTTGATTGCCTTAAAGAGAATCAATGCCCTTACACTGATTTGCTACTGTTAAAAACTATCACAATATGATAAAATGAAGATTATGGAAATTGAAAAAACAAATCGAATGAATGCCCTTTTTGAATTCTATGCAGCTCTGTTAACAGATAAACAGATGAATTATATTGAATTGTATTATGCAGATGATTACAGTTTAGCTGAAATTGCTGAGGAATTTGGTGTTAGTCGTCAGGCAGTCTATGATAATATTAAACGGACAGAAAAGATTTTAGAGACTTATGAAATGAAACTTCACATGTATTCAGATTATATTGTCCGAAGTGAGATCTTTGATGAGATGATCAATCATTATCCCGATGACGAGTATTTACAGGAAAGAATTTCCATTTTAACTAGTATTGACAATAGAGAGTAAGAGGAGTTTTGACTATGGCTTTTGAAAGCTTAACCCAACGTTTGCAAGATGTGTTTAAACACATTCGCGGTAAAAAGAAATTATCAGAATCAGATGTTCAAGAAGTGACAAAAGAGATTCGTCTAGCTCTTTTAGAAGCCGATGTCGCTTTACCAGTTGTTAAAACCTTTATTAAGCGCGTACGTGAGCGCGCTATTGGCCATGAGATTATTGATACTCTTGATCCAACACAACAAATTCTTAAGATTGTTAATGAAGAATTAACGAGTATTTTAGGCTCAGAAACCGCAGAGATTGATAAATCTCCAAAAATTCCAACTATTATCATGATGGTCGGTTTGCAAGGGGCTGGTAAAACAACTTTTGCAGGAAAACTCGCTAATAAATTAATTAAAGAAGAAAACGCGCGACCACTGATGATTGCTGCCGATATTTACCGTCCAGCAGCCATTGATCAGTTAAAAACACTGGGGCAACAAATCAATGTACCTGTTTTTGATATGGGGACAGACCACTCAGCAGTCGATATTGTCAGAAAAGGTTTGGAACAAGCTCGTGAAAACCGCAATGACTATGTCTTGATTGATACTGCGGGTCGCTTGCAAATTGATGAAAAACTGATGGAAGAGCTGCGCGATGTCAAGGCTTTAGCACAACCAAATGAAATTCTTTTAGTTGTAGATAGCATGATTGGTCAAGAAGCTGCCAATGTAGCCTACGAGTTTAATCATCAGTTGAGCATCACAGGGGTTGTGTTAACAAAGATTGATGGTGACACCCGTGGAGGTGCGGCGCTATCTGTCCGTGAAATCACTGGAAAACCAATTAAATATACAGGTACTGGTGAAAAAATCACAGATATTGAAACATTTCACCCAGACCGCATGTCCAGTCGGATTTTGGGAATGGGAGATTTGCTTACCCTCATTGAAAAAGCTAGCCAGGAATATGATGAGAAAAAATCCTTAGAGTTAGCCGAAAAAATGCGTGAGAACACTTTTGATTTCAATGATTTTATTGAGCAGTTAGATCAAGTGCAAAATATGGGGCCTATGGAAGACCTCTTGAAAATGATTCCAGGAATGGCTGGTAATCCAGCTTTGGCCAATATGAAAGTTGACGAAAATCAAATTGCTCGCAAACGTGCTATTGTCTCTTCAATGACACCTGCTGAACGTGAAAATCCTGACTTACTAAACCCGAGCCGTCGACGTCGTATTGCAGCTGGTTCTGGGAACAGTTTTGTAGAAGTTAACAAATTTATCAAAGACTTTAACCAAGCCAAAAGCATGATGCAAGGGGTTATGTCGGGCGATATGTCTAAAATGATGAAAGATATGGGTATTAATCCCAGTAATCTTCCTAAAAACATGCCTGCTGGTATGCCAGATATGTCTTCCTTAGAAGGGATGATGGGACAAGGTGGTATGCCTGATTTATCTGGCCTTGGTGGTGATATGGATATGAGTCAACTGTTTGGCGGTGGGTTCAAGGGGAAAATTGGACAATTTGCGATGAAGCAGGCCATGAAACGTCAAGCCAATAAAATCAAAAAAGCTAAGAAAAAGCGTAAGTAACAGTTTTTCAATTCATCTCTATAAAATAAAGGTCATTGACCAAAGGTTTAGTGTTGTATGCTACAGGACTAGACCTTTTTATTTCAGTCTAATGACCTAGTAGACTGGTCATCATAAAGCAAATGATGAATCATCATTAAAAATATCTTTCATTTTAAGAAAAAGTTAAGTTTAAATGACTAAGATTTAGCTATCACAATAGCTATGGAGCTTTTAATTCCCTGTAGAAACATCCGTTTAAGAAGTGATAAGTTGAAAAATTCACTTTTAGAGGAATAAAGCTAGGAGAACGTTATGATTAACAACCATTTAAACGCTAGATTAGTTGTCATTTGGAGTCTTTTTCTTTTTTTA
Coding sequences within it:
- a CDS encoding IS3 family transposase (programmed frameshift) — encoded protein: MSRKIRRHFTYDLKQQIVDLYNAGRKRSSLIKEYELTPSTFDKWVRQAKTTGSFKSVDNLTDEQRELIELRKRNKELEMQLDILKQAAVIMAPKREIITANKDNYSISAMCRWLNIPRSSYYYKAVEPVSEAELEENIKAIFLESKARYGSRKIKICLNNEGITLSRRRIRRIMKRLNLVSVYQKATFKPHSRGKNEAPIPNHLDRQFKQERPLQALVTDLTYVRVGNRWAYVCLIIDLYNREIIGLSLGWHKTAELVKQAIQSIPYALTKVKMFHSDRGKEFDNQLIDEILEAFGITRSLSQAGFPYDNAVAESTYRAFKIEFVYQETFQSLEELALKTKDYVHWWNYHRIHGSLNYQTPMTKRLTV
- a CDS encoding pneumococcal-type histidine triad protein gives rise to the protein MAFSKRNKIIGTAAALVVLCSSFGYVLGKYQAEHTDNNTISYVIDKGKNKTQKTTLAADKSPDDISRKEGISKEL
- a CDS encoding peptidoglycan bridge formation glycyltransferase FemA/FemB family protein, whose product is MTKVTFYSKIGISAEEHDAFVTQHEQVNLLQSSNWAKVKDQWENERIGIYKGNQQVASLSLLIKPLPLGMTIIYIPRGPVMDYGDYDLVTFTMNTLKDYGKLKKALFIKCDPAILLKQYSLGQEGEKKTTALTAIENLKKAGAHWTGLTTAIADSIQPRFQANVYPEKEHHLTFPKHTRRLMKDAMQRGVTTYRATPSEIEQFSAVVSLTEKRKNISLRNKAYFKKLMAIYGDRAYLHLAKVNISQQLTHYQQQLAVVNEEIELTQPHQKKRLKKLEEQKSSLERYIVDFETFGTSSPEDVVIAGILSISHGNVMEMLYAGMNEAFKKCYPQYLLYPKVFQDAYQDGIIWANMGGVEGTLDDGLTRFKSHFSPVIEEFIGEFTLPVSPLYVLANMLYTFRKRLKHKH
- a CDS encoding cation:proton antiporter translates to MQTLLEITIILIASLMATLLANRLAIPAVVGQLCVGILIGPSLLNLVHEGHIMHFLAEIGVILLMFLAGLEANLELLRKYFKPSLVVAISGVVIPMVAFYYVGIALGFPINTAVFYGLVFAATSVSITVEVLQEYQKVRTKIGAVILGAAVADDVLAVLLLSFFMSSAGASSHLVMQVGLQILFLVFLVFSVKLLVPKLYDWSQHIPYFEKETFLALLICLTWSLLAWSVGMSSVIGAFFAGLAVGQTSKADIVEHNILVIAYSIFIPIFFASIALPLQLNGVFSYLGLVLALTLLAIVTKLLPSYLVGRGFAFSRQESLSIGAGMVSRGEMALIIIQIGLAEKLITHQTYSTLVVVVILTTMIAPFILKFSFKGHLEQYPNVNKSL
- the guaA gene encoding glutamine-hydrolyzing GMP synthase; amino-acid sequence: MTEISILNDVQKIIVLDYGSQYNQLIARRIREFGVFSELKSHKITAQELREINPIGIVLSGGPNSVYADNAFGIDPEIFELGIPILGICYGMQLITHMLGGKVVPAGQAGNREYGQSTLHLRADSKLFAGTPEEQLVLMSHGDAVTEIPEGFHLVGDSNDCPYAAMENTEKHLYGIQFHPEVRHSVYGNDILKNFAVSICGARGDWSMDNFIEMEIAKIRETVGNRKVLLGLSGGVDSSVVGVLLQKAIGDQLTCIFVDHGLLRKDEGDQVMGMLGGKFGLNIIRVDASKRFLDLLADVEDPEKKRKIIGNEFVYVFDDEASKLKGVDFLAQGTLYTDIIESGTETAQTIKSHHNVGGLPEDMQFELIEPLNTLFKDEVRALGIALGMPEEIVWRQPFPGPGLAIRVMGAITEEKLETVRESDAILREEIAKAGLDRDVWQYFTVNTGVRSVGVMGDGRTYDYTIAIRAITSIDGMTADFAQLPWDVLKKISTRIVNEVDHVNRIVYDITSKPPATVEWE
- a CDS encoding GntR family transcriptional regulator, with protein sequence MLPAYIKIHDAIKKDIDHGVCPIGSRLPSERDLAEHFSVSRMTLRQAITLLVEEGILERRIGSGTYVASHRVQEKMRGTTSFTEIVRSQGRTPSSKLLSYQRQLASDTEVKELALEKTDHVIRMERIRYADNIPLVYEVASIPEKFIKRVKRTDITEHFFQTLIANGYEIGKSQQTIYAKTASDRVAVYLEVAKGHAILALTQISYFTDGKPFEYVRSQYVGDRFEFYLENN
- a CDS encoding putative DNA-binding protein — encoded protein: MEIEKTNRMNALFEFYAALLTDKQMNYIELYYADDYSLAEIAEEFGVSRQAVYDNIKRTEKILETYEMKLHMYSDYIVRSEIFDEMINHYPDDEYLQERISILTSIDNRE
- the ffh gene encoding signal recognition particle protein, producing MAFESLTQRLQDVFKHIRGKKKLSESDVQEVTKEIRLALLEADVALPVVKTFIKRVRERAIGHEIIDTLDPTQQILKIVNEELTSILGSETAEIDKSPKIPTIIMMVGLQGAGKTTFAGKLANKLIKEENARPLMIAADIYRPAAIDQLKTLGQQINVPVFDMGTDHSAVDIVRKGLEQARENRNDYVLIDTAGRLQIDEKLMEELRDVKALAQPNEILLVVDSMIGQEAANVAYEFNHQLSITGVVLTKIDGDTRGGAALSVREITGKPIKYTGTGEKITDIETFHPDRMSSRILGMGDLLTLIEKASQEYDEKKSLELAEKMRENTFDFNDFIEQLDQVQNMGPMEDLLKMIPGMAGNPALANMKVDENQIARKRAIVSSMTPAERENPDLLNPSRRRRIAAGSGNSFVEVNKFIKDFNQAKSMMQGVMSGDMSKMMKDMGINPSNLPKNMPAGMPDMSSLEGMMGQGGMPDLSGLGGDMDMSQLFGGGFKGKIGQFAMKQAMKRQANKIKKAKKKRK